One Rhododendron vialii isolate Sample 1 chromosome 2a, ASM3025357v1 genomic region harbors:
- the LOC131316603 gene encoding uncharacterized protein LOC131316603 isoform X2, with product MAKVVLSLTLLSLLFAFTFARSPSDAAENDVVFLDLSNSRAEIEAKPTLLLPSERTIYEPNTAEETEDRKPFPFGNDALVAGEEGQQKPVEVENDGAEAEEEDRRRVEGENDEVVAEEEEQKPVEDENDGVVEAEQEDLERPLTSVRFLPANHHFRRPCHHWMKRMMRMRAMRHRMQGRQMPYGDDMMIRGGEGKVFDHEFFHGGERKEFRGDERREVEEEEQKPVEIENNGVVAAEEDQKATEPETQTLDLSRPLTVERFPLVNRHFRRPCRHHWMKHMMRMRHQMHGGHMLPGGERKVFNPEFFRGGERKEFRGDGERMEIDTGMFRGDGERKEFASETFRGGERKEFDREMFRGVEGDHLRDMRPQWMGHHQHHYHRHHDHEGRPWFPFFGRHHHHDHERFERQSSRRPFFRREEGEEEREEGGFLDRIRNFVANHF from the exons ATGGCGAAAGTCGTTCTCTCCCTCACCCTTCTCTCGCTCCTATTCGCCTTCACATTCGCTCGTTCACCGTCCGACGCCGCGGAAAATGACGTCGTCTTTCTCGACCTGTCGAATTCCCGCGCGGAAATCGAGGCCAAGCCGACGCTTCTCCTCCCCAGCGAGAGAACGATCTACGAACCGAACACCGCCGAGGAAACTGAGGACAGGAAACCTTTCCCATTCGGAAACGACGCCTTGGTCGCCGGAGAAGAGGGGCAGCAGAAGCCCGTCGAGGTCGAAAACGACGGGGCAGAGGCCGAAGAAGAGGATCGGAGGAGAGTTGAGGGCGAAAACGACGAGGTAGTGGCCGAAGAAGAGGAACAGAAGCCAGTCGAAGACGAAAACGACGGCGTAGTAGAAGCCGAACAAGAGGATCTGGAACGACCGTTGACCTCCGTGAGATTCCTGCCGGCCAACCACCACTTCCGCCGCCCGTGCCACCACTGGATGAAGCGGATGATGAGGATGAGGGCCATGAGGCACCGGATGCAAGGCCGCCAGATGCCGTACGGCGACGACATGATGATCCGCGGAGGAGAGGGGAAGGTGTTCGATCACGAGTTTTTCCACGGCGGCGAGAGGAAGGAG TTCCGCGGTGACGAGAGGAGGGAGGTAGAAGAGGAGGAACAGAAGCCAGTCGAAATCGAAAACAACGGCGTAGTGGCCGCAGAAGAGGATCAGAAGGCTACCGAACCTGAGACTCAAACCTTGGATCTGTCACGACCGTTGACCGTCGAAAGATTCCCGCTGGTCAACCGCCACTTCCGCCGCCCATGCCGCCACCACTGGATGAAGCATATGATGAGGATGAGGCATCAGATGCACGGCGGCCACATGTTACccggaggagagagaaaggtgttCAATCCCGAGTTTTTCCGCGGCGGCGAGAGGAAGGAG TTCCGCGGTGACGGTGAGAGGATGGAGATTGATACAGGGATGTTCCGTGGAGACGGCGAGAGGAAGGAGTTCGCTTCGGAGACGTTCCGCGGCGGAGAGAGGAAGGAGTTTGATCGGGAGATGTTCCGTGGCGTCGAGGGCGATCACCTTCGTGATATGCGGCCGCAGTGGATGGGACACCACCAGCACCATTACCACCGCCACCACGACCATGAGGGGAGGCCGTGGTTTCCGTTCTTCGGCAGGCATCATCATCATGATCACGAGAGGTTCGAAAGGCAGAGCTCCAGGAGGCCGTTTTTCCGCCGTGAGGaaggggaggaagagagagaggaaggtggTTTCCTTGACCGAATCCGCAACTTCGTCGCCAACCACTTTTGA
- the LOC131316604 gene encoding probable polygalacturonase produces MLGSVIPIILLCLAAIAPFLKADYLETCSGIVPMRYRNDRISITDFGGVGDGRTMNTKAFREAIFRIQHLRRRGGTLLYVPPGEFLTESFNLTSHMTLYLARGAVIKATQDTQHWPLIEPLPSYGRGRERAGGRYMSFIHGDGLRDVVITGENGTIDGQGVVWWNMWRDGTLQFTRPNLIEFMHSRSIIISNVIFKNSPFWNIHPVYCSNVVIRYLTILAPADSPNTDGIDPDSSSSVCIEDSYISTGDDLVAVKSGWDEYGLAYGRPSKDITIRRVTGSSPFAGIAIGSETSGGIENILAEHIALYNMGIGINIKTNIGRGGFIRNITVSDVYMENVQKGIKIVGDVGDHPDDKFNPNALPVVKDIAIKNVWGERVQQPGSIHGLTNSPFTGICLSNINLLTGTGEKSTPWQCGDVSGGAVKVSPWPCSELTTTHQTGACSIPF; encoded by the exons ATGCTCGGATCCGTCATCCCAATTATTCTCCTCTGCCTCGCGGCCATTGCGCCGTTCCTGAAAGCCGACTACTTGGAAACGTGCTCGGGCATCGTCCCGATGAGGTACCGGAACGACAGGATATCGATAACGGATTTCGGAGGGGTGGGGGACGGACGGACGATGAACACCAAGGCGTTTCGGGAGGCGATTTTCCGGATTCAGCATTTGAGGAGGAGAGGGGGCACGCTTTTGTACGTACCGCCTGGGGAGTTTTTGACGGAGAGCTTTAACCTGACTAGCCACATGACGCTGTACTTGGCCAGGGGTGCTGTTATCAAAGCTACTCAG GATACACAACATTGGCCTTTGATTGAACCCTTGCCTTCGTATGGAAGGGGTAGGGAGCGCGCTGGAGGAAGGTATATGAGCTTTATCCATGGAGACGGGCTTCGTGATGTGGTCATTACTG GCGAGAATGGAACGATTGATGGCCAGGGAGTTGTCTGGTGGAACATGTGGAGGGATGGAACCCTCCAATTCACCAGACCGAATCTTATCGAATTCATGCACTCAAGGAGCATTATCATTTCCAACGTCATCTTCAAGAACTCCCCCTTTTGGAACATTCACCCCGTCTATTGCAG CAACGTCGTTATCCGATACTTGACCATATTGGCTCCAGCTGATTCTCCCAATACAGATGGCATCGATCCAG ATTCAAGCTCTAGTGTCTGCATTGAGGACTCGTACATTTCTACGGGAGACGACCTTGTGGCGGTAAAGAGCGGGTGGGACGAGTACGGCCTTGCTTACGGTCGCCCAAGCAAGGACATCACCATCCGTCGGGTAACAGGATCATCCCCATTTGCGGGAATCGCAATCGGAAGCGAAACATCCGGTGGAATCGAAAACATACTGGCTGAGCACATAGCCCTTTACAACATGGGAATAGGCATCAACATAAAAACCAACATTGGTAGGGGAGGGTTCATTCGAAACATTACAGTGTCCGACGTGTACATGGAAAACGTGCAGAAGGGGATAAAGATTGTGGGCGACGTGGGGGACCATCCGGACGACAAGTTCAACCCGAACGCCCTCCCGGTTGTCAAGGATATCGCGATTAAGAACGTGTGGGGTGAGAGGGTGCAGCAGCCGGGTTCGATCCACGGGTTGACGAATTCTCCATTTACTGGGATTTGTTTGTCTAACATCAACCTACTTACTGGAACAGGGGAAAAGAGTACTCCTTGGCAGTGTGGCGATGTTAGTGGCGGCGCTGTCAAGGTTAGCCCATGGCCGTGTTCAGAACTCACCACCACTCATCAAACGGGTGCTTGTTCCATTCCTTTCTGA
- the LOC131316603 gene encoding uncharacterized protein LOC131316603 isoform X1: MAKVVLSLTLLSLLFAFTFARSPSDAAENDVVFLDLSNSRAEIEAKPTLLLPSERTIYEPNTAEETEDRKPFPFGNDALVAGEEGQQKPVEVENDGAEAEEEDRRRVEGENDEVVAEEEEQKPVEDENDGVVEAEQEDLERPLTSVRFLPANHHFRRPCHHWMKRMMRMRAMRHRMQGRQMPYGDDMMIRGGEGKVFDHEFFHGGERKEFRGDERREVEEEEQKPVEIENNGVVAAEEDQKATEPETQTLDLSRPLTVERFPLVNRHFRRPCRHHWMKHMMRMRHQMHGGHMLPGGERKVFNPEFFRGGERKEVDKEMGEFRGDGERMEIDTGMFRGDGERKEFASETFRGGERKEFDREMFRGVEGDHLRDMRPQWMGHHQHHYHRHHDHEGRPWFPFFGRHHHHDHERFERQSSRRPFFRREEGEEEREEGGFLDRIRNFVANHF; the protein is encoded by the exons ATGGCGAAAGTCGTTCTCTCCCTCACCCTTCTCTCGCTCCTATTCGCCTTCACATTCGCTCGTTCACCGTCCGACGCCGCGGAAAATGACGTCGTCTTTCTCGACCTGTCGAATTCCCGCGCGGAAATCGAGGCCAAGCCGACGCTTCTCCTCCCCAGCGAGAGAACGATCTACGAACCGAACACCGCCGAGGAAACTGAGGACAGGAAACCTTTCCCATTCGGAAACGACGCCTTGGTCGCCGGAGAAGAGGGGCAGCAGAAGCCCGTCGAGGTCGAAAACGACGGGGCAGAGGCCGAAGAAGAGGATCGGAGGAGAGTTGAGGGCGAAAACGACGAGGTAGTGGCCGAAGAAGAGGAACAGAAGCCAGTCGAAGACGAAAACGACGGCGTAGTAGAAGCCGAACAAGAGGATCTGGAACGACCGTTGACCTCCGTGAGATTCCTGCCGGCCAACCACCACTTCCGCCGCCCGTGCCACCACTGGATGAAGCGGATGATGAGGATGAGGGCCATGAGGCACCGGATGCAAGGCCGCCAGATGCCGTACGGCGACGACATGATGATCCGCGGAGGAGAGGGGAAGGTGTTCGATCACGAGTTTTTCCACGGCGGCGAGAGGAAGGAG TTCCGCGGTGACGAGAGGAGGGAGGTAGAAGAGGAGGAACAGAAGCCAGTCGAAATCGAAAACAACGGCGTAGTGGCCGCAGAAGAGGATCAGAAGGCTACCGAACCTGAGACTCAAACCTTGGATCTGTCACGACCGTTGACCGTCGAAAGATTCCCGCTGGTCAACCGCCACTTCCGCCGCCCATGCCGCCACCACTGGATGAAGCATATGATGAGGATGAGGCATCAGATGCACGGCGGCCACATGTTACccggaggagagagaaaggtgttCAATCCCGAGTTTTTCCGCGGCGGCGAGAGGAAGGAGGTCGATAAAGAGATGGGAGAG TTCCGCGGTGACGGTGAGAGGATGGAGATTGATACAGGGATGTTCCGTGGAGACGGCGAGAGGAAGGAGTTCGCTTCGGAGACGTTCCGCGGCGGAGAGAGGAAGGAGTTTGATCGGGAGATGTTCCGTGGCGTCGAGGGCGATCACCTTCGTGATATGCGGCCGCAGTGGATGGGACACCACCAGCACCATTACCACCGCCACCACGACCATGAGGGGAGGCCGTGGTTTCCGTTCTTCGGCAGGCATCATCATCATGATCACGAGAGGTTCGAAAGGCAGAGCTCCAGGAGGCCGTTTTTCCGCCGTGAGGaaggggaggaagagagagaggaaggtggTTTCCTTGACCGAATCCGCAACTTCGTCGCCAACCACTTTTGA